In Carassius gibelio isolate Cgi1373 ecotype wild population from Czech Republic chromosome B13, carGib1.2-hapl.c, whole genome shotgun sequence, one genomic interval encodes:
- the btbd6a gene encoding BTB/POZ domain-containing protein 6-A isoform X1, producing MPAAPECKLSHHGRIMKCVTFLLLLPETLKKLKRASKHPGRLSLCYNILTLSLKKRMAAELYPVNDHATVQKNGTVMLSLPEKKRSVEPVEQSTASIATTPTTEQNINNNNVEIPSWHSTHPTLRERNALMFNNEHMADVHFIVGPPGESERVPAHKYVLAVGSSVFCAMFYGDLAEGDSDIHIPDVEPAAFLILLKYMYSDEIELAADTVLATLYAAKKYLVSALARACVGFLETSLEARNACVLLSQSRLFEEPELTQRCWEVIDAQAELALCSEGFTEIDLPTLEHILQRETLNVKEAVVFQAILEWADAECRRQGLSPTSQNQRSMLGKALHLVRLPSMTLQEFADGAAQSNILTLEETHSIFLWYTAATKPALGFPVEPRKGLTPQRCHRFQSSAYRSNQWRYRGRCDSIQFAVDKRVFIAGLGLYGSSGGKAEYSVRIELKRQGVLLAQNLTKFVSDGSNSTFPVWFEHPVQVEQDAFYTVSAVLDGSELSYFGQEGMTEVQCGKVTFQFQCSSDSTNGTGVQGGQIPELMFYA from the exons ATGCCCGCTGCGCCGGAATGCAAGCTGTCCCATCATGGCCGGATCATGAAATgtgttacttttttacttttgctCCCTGAAACGTTAAAGAAGTTGAAACGAGCAAGCAAGCACCCCGGCAGGCTGTCTCTGTGCTATAACATCTTAACTCTTTCCCTGAAGAAAAGGATGGCAGCGGAACTGTACCCCGTCAACGATCACGCCACAGTGCAGAAGAACGGGACTGTGATGCTCAGTCTGCCAGAGAAGAAGAGGAGCGTGGAGCCGGTTGAGCAGTCCACCGCGTCCATCGCCACCACACCGACCACAGAGCAAAACATCAACAATAACAACGTGGAGATTCCCAGCTGGCATTCCACGCACCCGACTTTACGCGAAAG AAATGCACTAATGTTCAATAATGAACACATGGCAGACGTTCATTTCATTGTTGGTCCCCCTGGTGAATCAGAAAGGGTCCCGGCACACAAG TATGTGCTGGCAGTGGGGAGCTCTGTTTTCTGTGCCATGTTTTACGGGGATCTCGCAGAAGGGGACTCTGATATCCATATTCCAGATGTGGAACCCGCTGCTTTTCTCATTCTGCTCAA ATACATGTACAGTGATGAGATAGAGCTGGCGGCCGACACAGTACTGGCTACGCTTTATGCTGCCAAAAAATACCTGGTGTCTGCTCTGGCTCGCGCATGTGTGGGCTTCCTCGAGACAAGCCTAGAGGCGCGAAATGCGTGCGTGTTGCTATCTCAAAGTCGGCTGTTTGAGGAGCCGGAGCTCACTCAGAGGTGTTGGGAAGTGATCGACGCCCAGGCAGAGCTTGCGCTGTGCTCGGAAGGTTTCACTGAGATTGACTTGCCCACACTAGAACACATTTTACAAAGGGAAACTCTGAACGTGAAGGAGGCGGTGGTTTTCCAGGCCATTCTGGAATGGGCCGACGCAGAATGTCGGAGACAAGGCCTTAGCCCCACTTCACAGAACCAGCGCTCCATGCTGGGGAAGGCTTTGCACCTTGTGCGTCTGCCTTCAATGACACTGCAGGAATTTGCAGATGGAGCTGCGCAGTCGAACATTTTAACCCTTGAGGAAACGCACAGTATCTTTCTCTGGTACACCGCTGCTACGAAACCTGCACTGGGATTCCCGGTTGAGCCCAGAAAGGGGCTGACGCCGCAACGATGTCACCGTTTCCAATCGTCTGCGTACCGAAGCAACCAGTGGCGGTATCGCGGACGCTGCGACAGTATCCAGTTCGCTGTGGACAAGCGTGTGTTTATCGCCGGACTTGGTCTTTATGGCTCCAGTGGAGGGAAGGCGGAATACAGCGTCAGAATTGAACTAAAGAGACAGGGAGTGCTTCTTGCACAAAACTTGACAAAATTTGTGTCTGACGGTTCCAACTCAACATTCCCCGTGTGGTTCGAGCACCCAGTACAAGTAGAGCAGGACGCATTCTACACAGTTAGCGCTGTTCTAGATGGGAGCGAGCTGAGTTATTTTGGACAGGAAGGAATGACAGAAGTGCAGTGTGGGAAAGTCACCTTTCAGTTTCAGTGTTCCTCTGACAGCACTAACGGGACAGGGGTGCAGGGGGGACAGATTCCAGAGCTGATGTTTTATGCATGA
- the btbd6a gene encoding BTB/POZ domain-containing protein 6-A isoform X2: MAAELYPVNDHATVQKNGTVMLSLPEKKRSVEPVEQSTASIATTPTTEQNINNNNVEIPSWHSTHPTLRERNALMFNNEHMADVHFIVGPPGESERVPAHKYVLAVGSSVFCAMFYGDLAEGDSDIHIPDVEPAAFLILLKYMYSDEIELAADTVLATLYAAKKYLVSALARACVGFLETSLEARNACVLLSQSRLFEEPELTQRCWEVIDAQAELALCSEGFTEIDLPTLEHILQRETLNVKEAVVFQAILEWADAECRRQGLSPTSQNQRSMLGKALHLVRLPSMTLQEFADGAAQSNILTLEETHSIFLWYTAATKPALGFPVEPRKGLTPQRCHRFQSSAYRSNQWRYRGRCDSIQFAVDKRVFIAGLGLYGSSGGKAEYSVRIELKRQGVLLAQNLTKFVSDGSNSTFPVWFEHPVQVEQDAFYTVSAVLDGSELSYFGQEGMTEVQCGKVTFQFQCSSDSTNGTGVQGGQIPELMFYA, translated from the exons ATGGCAGCGGAACTGTACCCCGTCAACGATCACGCCACAGTGCAGAAGAACGGGACTGTGATGCTCAGTCTGCCAGAGAAGAAGAGGAGCGTGGAGCCGGTTGAGCAGTCCACCGCGTCCATCGCCACCACACCGACCACAGAGCAAAACATCAACAATAACAACGTGGAGATTCCCAGCTGGCATTCCACGCACCCGACTTTACGCGAAAG AAATGCACTAATGTTCAATAATGAACACATGGCAGACGTTCATTTCATTGTTGGTCCCCCTGGTGAATCAGAAAGGGTCCCGGCACACAAG TATGTGCTGGCAGTGGGGAGCTCTGTTTTCTGTGCCATGTTTTACGGGGATCTCGCAGAAGGGGACTCTGATATCCATATTCCAGATGTGGAACCCGCTGCTTTTCTCATTCTGCTCAA ATACATGTACAGTGATGAGATAGAGCTGGCGGCCGACACAGTACTGGCTACGCTTTATGCTGCCAAAAAATACCTGGTGTCTGCTCTGGCTCGCGCATGTGTGGGCTTCCTCGAGACAAGCCTAGAGGCGCGAAATGCGTGCGTGTTGCTATCTCAAAGTCGGCTGTTTGAGGAGCCGGAGCTCACTCAGAGGTGTTGGGAAGTGATCGACGCCCAGGCAGAGCTTGCGCTGTGCTCGGAAGGTTTCACTGAGATTGACTTGCCCACACTAGAACACATTTTACAAAGGGAAACTCTGAACGTGAAGGAGGCGGTGGTTTTCCAGGCCATTCTGGAATGGGCCGACGCAGAATGTCGGAGACAAGGCCTTAGCCCCACTTCACAGAACCAGCGCTCCATGCTGGGGAAGGCTTTGCACCTTGTGCGTCTGCCTTCAATGACACTGCAGGAATTTGCAGATGGAGCTGCGCAGTCGAACATTTTAACCCTTGAGGAAACGCACAGTATCTTTCTCTGGTACACCGCTGCTACGAAACCTGCACTGGGATTCCCGGTTGAGCCCAGAAAGGGGCTGACGCCGCAACGATGTCACCGTTTCCAATCGTCTGCGTACCGAAGCAACCAGTGGCGGTATCGCGGACGCTGCGACAGTATCCAGTTCGCTGTGGACAAGCGTGTGTTTATCGCCGGACTTGGTCTTTATGGCTCCAGTGGAGGGAAGGCGGAATACAGCGTCAGAATTGAACTAAAGAGACAGGGAGTGCTTCTTGCACAAAACTTGACAAAATTTGTGTCTGACGGTTCCAACTCAACATTCCCCGTGTGGTTCGAGCACCCAGTACAAGTAGAGCAGGACGCATTCTACACAGTTAGCGCTGTTCTAGATGGGAGCGAGCTGAGTTATTTTGGACAGGAAGGAATGACAGAAGTGCAGTGTGGGAAAGTCACCTTTCAGTTTCAGTGTTCCTCTGACAGCACTAACGGGACAGGGGTGCAGGGGGGACAGATTCCAGAGCTGATGTTTTATGCATGA